In Mycoplasmopsis synoviae ATCC 25204, the sequence CAAAGATTAAATGAAGTAGAACAGCAAAACCTACAAGAACAATCTTATAAAGATCCATCAAGTGATAATTTAGGAAACAATCCAGAACCGAAAACGGGTTCACAAAGTCAAAGTGAACATGAAATGGTTTTAACTCCTGATACAGTAATTGATCCTAGCATTGACACTAATCAATGATTTGAAGAAATCAACATTGATGATTTTATAAATGTAACTAAAAAAGATAGCGAGCTTGAGTCAAAAGAAAAAGAGCAAGAAGAAGTTAAAAATCAAGAAAATCAACCTAAAGAAAATAAACCAGCAGAAACTAAAGTTGATGCTACTAAAAATCAAGAAAATGTTTCCGAAGAACTAAAAGCAAAAGAAGTTGCTACAGTAGTAGAAGAAAAACCTAAAAAAGTTTCTAAAGCAAAATCAGAAAAACTAAAAGTCGCTAAAAAAGTTAAACCAAAAGATCTTGAAAGCAAAGAAAAACCAAAATCAGATAAAGCTAAAAAATCTTTAGCAAAAAAAGAAACACAAAAACCTAAAAAACCAAAAATTACTTCTGAAGTTAAAATTGCTAAAGTTGAAAAAACTGACAAAAAAGCAAAAGCTCAAGATAAACCAAAAGCTAAAGTAACTAAAGCAAAAGAAACAAAACCTAAAACAGAAGTTAAAGCAGATAAAGTTAAAACTAAAACTGCAAAAACTTCAAAGGCAAAAGCGCAAAAAGTAGAAGCTGAAAACTTTGTAAATAAAATTGTTTTTCCAAAAAATAAAATTGATTTAAAACTAGAAAAAATCAAATTAAAATAAATTATAAAGGCAGGCCATAGTGCTTGCTTTTATATTTTAAAAATGTAATATAATATGTATAATTTTATATTCCATTTATTTCATATTTATAGAAAGAGTTTAATGAAGCAGTTTTATGTTTATTGTGCGTTTTTGCATAAACTACTATTTAAAAAAGTAAATTCAATAGTAATTCCGCTTTTTGTATTTTCAGTTTCACTAATTGCTGGAATTGTTATTTGAAATCAAAACATAAAAAACATAAATTCAACAACAATAATTTATGCATTTTTATTTTTAGAACTTTTATTTACTACACTTTATGCATCAATTAAAGCGCTTAATTTATTCAAAGAACAGGAATCAGATGCTTTAGATATTTTGGTTTTTTCTAAGCCAATTAGTAGAAAAAAAATGTTTATTTCTAAACAAGCAACTTTTATTTCTTTTGGATTAATGTGATCTTTAGTAGTTTTTACAAGTAACATTTCAGCATTTTTTATAATGAATTTAGAAAATGCGCTAGTGGTTTCTTTTATAAGCTTTGCAAGCTTATTTTTTAGCTATTTAATTTTCGGAAATATAGCAGCACTAATTGCTTATAAGTTAAGTTCTAAACTAGCTTTAACTATTTCACTTGTAATTTCAACTCCTTTAGTTATTGGTGGAGTTGTAATTAATTCTAATTCAACTTCAACTGCAAATAACTTTGCTTATTATTTAAATACACCATATCAATTTAATCGTAGCAATACAGCAGTTAATACCAACCAGTTTTATTTGAATAACAATAAAGATAATTACTATATTTTAGCTAACGGTTATAAAAGTGATAAATTCAGTGATTTGCAAAAAGAATTTATAAATAATGCATATGGTTATGCTGAAAATTCATCAAAATCATGACAAGTTTATTCATGACTTTCACTGCCATATCAATTAATTGACGCAGCAAATGTTAACAATAAAAATCCATTAAGCTTTACCGAAAATAATAGTGAAAATAATTTAAAAGATTACATATTTTATAATCACTTAGATTCAATTGCCTACAATTACAATTTAGTTAAAGATCCTAAAATTGCAACATCAGGCGTTAATGATGATAAAAGCAAATACTATATAGTTCCAGGGCTACTTAAAGTTGATTCAAAAATTGATAATTTAATTAACGCCAAAATAGTTTATGCAAGAGAAAACGCATCAACTTTTGATGTTACTTTCCCTGAAGACAATTTTATTTATTCATCACCTAATAATTTAGTTGGTGAAATTTCATGACAATACACCAGTGAACTTTTAAATAGTGATGTATTTAAAAACTACGCAAGAAGGTTTTACGCAAATCTTTTTAATAAATTAAAACAAGTAAATTCAACTGATTTATTTACTAATAAAAAACTTCTTTTAGATGAAGTTTCTTCAAAATTAAATGAAATTTCATCTGATTCTAGTGAAGCAAAATTAGTTGATCCTTCTACTACTGTTTTAGATGAAAACGCAATTAAAAATAATAAAATTAAAAACTTAACTGAGAAAAAAGTTTATTTAGCTGTCGGACTTTTATATTATTTATATTTTGCACATAATGATTCTTTTCTAACAAAAGCACTTCTTTCTAATGAAGATCCGTTAGAAAAAGATAATCCCTCGAAAATAGTTTTAGAAATTGATGGATATAAATATGAAATTGGAGGATATTCATCATTTACTGCAAAACAAGAAGTTAAAAACGATAAAGTTGTAATTCGTTATGAATTAGAACCAAGCGATAATTACTTATTCCAAAAAGTAAATGAGTTATATTCTCTAGAAAGAGGAAATCAAATAGTTGATAAAAATTACTACTATTTAATTTGAGTGGTAATTGCAATGATGGTTGTGTTTTTAAATACATATCTATACATGAAAAAGGACTATAAATAATGAAAAATATTTTAGAAGTAAAAAGTTTACAAAAAGTTTATTCTCCTAACACTGGAATATTTGACATAAATTTTTCTGTAGAAGCTGGGCATTTTCATTCATTTATAGGAGAAAACGGAGCCGGAAAAACTACAACTATTAAATCAATTATTGGAGCTTATAATAGCTATTCTGGTGAAATTTTAATCGATGGCAAAAATTCAAAAAATCCTGAAACTAAAAACATTATTGGATATGTTCCAGAATATGCAAAATTTCCTAAAGAATTAACCACATTTACATATTTGCAATTTCTTGCAATGCTTAATGGAGTTAGCAAAAGTGTAGCTAAAGAAAAAATAACAGCGCTTCTTGAAAAATTTAATATTAGTGATTTAAAAAACAAAAAGCCGGTTAATTTTTCATCTGGCCAAAAGAAAAAAATTCTTTTAATACAAGCATTAATTCATGATCCACAACTTATTATTTTAGACGAGCCTACCGCTAACTTAGATCCTACTGCTAGATTTGAATTATTTACAATTTTAAATCAACTAAAAAGTCAAGGAAAAACAATTTTTATTAGCTCACACGTATTATCAGAAATTGATAAATACACAGATTCATTTACTTTAATTCACAAAGGACAAATAGTTTACAATGGTAAAAAATACAAACCATTAGAAAAAGTATTTTATGAAAAAGTTCTTAGTAATAAATAAATTATTATCTTTTAGTTTGCTTTCTTTAGTTCCAATAGTAGCCTCTTCTTGTGGCACTTCATCTGTTAAAAATAGCGTGGATTCAAATGAACAAGCGTCAACTTCGCTTTCTAGAGAATCTATCGCATCTTTTGATGGTTTATTAAATTATGTTTTTAATAACAACCAAGTAGCAGTTGAAAATTTTAAAAATTCTCAAGATCAAATACTTCCAGCAAAATTTAATGAAGTAAAACAAGCTCTTGTTTGAGCTCCACCATTTTACGTTAACGTTTTAGAACAAAATAGTGAATTAAAAAAACAAACCAGTGATTCGATTAATATTTTAAAAGACACATTTAAAAATGATTGATATTGAATGGTTAAAAACATTTCAAAATTTATATATCAATTTAATCCTTATGGTCAATTATATGATGATGAAGCAGCACAAAAACAAGACTTTGATTTAATTGAGCATTTATATGGTAGATTAGATAAAAAAATTAATTGAAATGAAATTTTTTATATTTTAAGCTACAAAATTAAAGTAGATCCAGATGCAAATGAAACATTTAAAGATTTAACAGCACACTTTTACTTTTTAGATGATGGGTTTGTTAAATTTTACACTTACGAAAACCAAGGAAAACAAAACTTATTTTTCGTTCCTGATTATTTTAAAATAGCACTAAGCGATGATGATATTGCTCTTGTAGATTTAACTGCAAATCAAGAAAATTCTAATGGCAACACAACTACAAAAAACTATAAAGCTATTTCTTTAAAAAAAGAAGCAGATCAAGAAAAATACAAAAATATAGCACTTGATTTTGAAAATAAAATTTGAGAAAAATGAACTCAAAAAATAGATAGTCTTATAGAAGAAGCTAAAGAATTTGGAAGTAAAACCGAAGAAGAAGTTAGAAAAGAAAATACATACGAAAAATTCTTTCAATACTTTTCAAATGTATCTTACGTTGGCATGCAATTTAAAGCAATTAACGAATTAAATGCAAGTAATCCAAAAACAAAACTTTTTAAATACACATTAAGGTGAATAGATGAAAATTAAAAAAAGATTTTTAGCTATTAGTCTTTTAATTCCAATTGCACTACCTTTATTTGCAATTAGTTGTGCTAATTATTCAGAGAGAAGCTCACTTAATAAATTAATTGATACAAGTCAAGTTGTAACCAATAAGGATATCGACAATAATGAAGCTAAAAGTGAATTGATTTTAAATAATTTACTTTCAAGAACATTTAAAAATGAAACTGATAGAGTTAATTTTTTAAATCAGCAAAATGATTCTAATTATCAAAATACTCTTTTGGATCAGCTAAATTCACTAAAGCAAGATTTTTTAAAAGCAAAGCAGGATAATAATCAAACACAAATGGATTTAACTGCTAATAAACTAGCAGATTTATATAGTCAAAACTGATATTTCTTTTTTAAAAATTTATCTAAATTTAGCGGAACTTTTAATGACTTTGTAATCATTAACAAAACAAAAGATAATTTTCACTCAGCTCAATATTTAAATCAAGTAAAAAACAAAACCCCCTATCGTGATTTTAGATATTTAACTAATTACATTGATTCTATAAAAGTAGGTGAGGAATCAGCCGAGTTAGGTGATTCATCAGTTTTATATATTGCAAAAGATAAAAGTGTTTTTAGAGTAACTATTAGAAATGAATCTTTAGATAAACCTACTTTAAGTATTCGTCCATATATTTGATATTTTGGAGATTTTGGAGCAAGAAATATTTCTTTAAGTATTATTTCAAGAATATGGCATTCAGCGGTAATTCATAATTATCAAGAAGGATATGAATTATTTGAAAAAAGCTTAATAAAAGACCAAAATTATGGAATACCAGCAAAATTTGTGCTTTTACCAAAAATAAATGCTATCCAAGAAGAAAGTCCAGCATCTCAAACTTCAAATACCAAAGAAAGTAAAACGCAAGAAAATGAAAATTAAAAAAATATTACCGGCAGTTTTTTTAACAATGGCAGCATTGCCAGCTATTTCTTGTGCTTCAAATTCAAATGCAAACACAAATTCAAATAATGCCAAAAGTTTGTTTGAAAAAATTACTAAAGAAAATGTAACTATTAATCAAAGATGAAATGATTTTATTGAAAGCAAAGCAATAAATAGTCTTTTAAATCTTGCATTTCCTAAAAAAGAAAATCGTGAAAAATACATTAAAGAACAAAATGAATTAAATTACGATTCGAAATATAAAAAAGATTTAAAATACTGACTTTCATATGGTAATAACATTCAATCTGCATTAGGTTCAGATTCAAATTTTTTCTTTGGAGATTTGCCATATCCATATGAAAACTCTAGAGCAAGAGTTGGACAATTATTTGATAATAATTGACTTTGATTTTTATTTAATTTAGATAAATTTACTTTTGTTAATTATCCATCTGTTAATTTATTTGAAAAAACTTCAACACAATATTCAATTCAATCTCAAGAAAATTCTTTAGTTCTTGGAACATTTTATACACCTAACTCAAATAAAATAATTGATTTTTCAACACAAATTTATGAAAGCGATGATGAAATTCTTACTGCTAATGTTTGACTTTTAATAGAAGCAGGATTTTTAATTAGAATAGAAGTTAGACACTATCTACAAGATGAACTTTCAGATATTAGTCTTCTTGGTTATTTATTTACTTATCCAGACTTAATTTCTTCAAATAATAAATTAAGAGATTTTAACATCAAAAAATACATAGAAGACAATGAAGACTTTGATTCTAAAAGTGTTGATGAACTTAAAAGTCTTTTATTTACAGAAAGATACGGTGGAAGCAAATTACGCTACACTGTAGTTGATATAAACAATGAAAAATAAGTTTAAATTTTTAATTCTTTTTTCAACTCTACCTTTAAGTGCTTCTTTGATAAGTTGTTCTTCAAATATCCAAGATACAAAAAAAGATTATCTTGATCAAAATTTTCAAGTTCCAATAAATAACGAAAATCAAACCGAGCTTGCAGCTATTTTATCTTTAGATAAAAACGATTCTTTAGAGAATTCTTCAATTTATAAAAACGATCAAAATTACTTTAGAAATTTTTTTAACACTTATGATAAAAATTTCCAAAGTTTACTTGAAACAGTTAACGAATCAAAAAAGAAAGAAATAGCTGAAACATTAATGAGTGAAATTGCTAAGAATTGATATTATGTTTTTAATAATTTACTTTTATTCCAGCCATATTTTTATAAATGATTTAATCTTCCAGACACTAAGGAAGCAAAACATTCTCCATTTTATAAAGATCAAACTTTAGTATCACACAAACATATTGCAATACCTAGATTTACTACTTATCAAAACGGTAAAGTCTTAGAAAATTTCACTGACTATAATATTGATAAAAATGAAATTCATTTTTATTTACTTCTTTCACAAAATACATTTGCGAGGTTTTTAGGAAAAAAAGATCCAAATTCAGAAAAATTTAATTTTGAAGTTAAACTTTTTGCAACAACTAATAACGCTCAAAAAATAAATTTGCAAGAAATATATAATGATATTGAAACTAATTTAAAAACTCCTAATCAAAAAAGCTATGAAGATTTTGAAATAAAATATTCAAGATCAGGAAAATATGGATATTTAGCAGAATTAGTTTTAAAACCTTCTTTAATTTAATAAATAAAAATTAATAAATATGCCAAGATATAATTTTTTGGCTTTTTTTATTAATTAAAGCATCAATTAAAATCAGTTTTTAATTATTCAACATTAAGATTAAAACGCATATTTTAAAACGCATTTGTAAATTTTTAATAATTAATTTAATTAAATAATGAATACATATTAATGCATTCATTATTCCCATATTGAAAGTGCAAGTTACCACTTACAATTTAATAAAATTACCGATTTTAAAAATCGGCTTTTTTTTATTAGTTATTATTTTTTCTTTTTTAAGTATTTGTGAATTTTGTTTCTTGGTACAAATCCTTTAGCTCTGGTATATAGTGCATATCTTTAGGAATTAATTTCATAAATATTTGTTTCAAATATATTCATGAAACATTTCGTTTGGATGCTTTTAATTTTTTAGAAATTTTCTTCAAGTTAGATTTAATATGTTTTAAACTTTTCAAATTTCAAGGTTATCAATTTTTTCAAAGTTAGTGCTTTTTTTGAAATATCTTCGAATGTATTCATTGATATTTTAGGTAGTTCTTTTGATGTGAAGCATAAAAATGAGCTTTATAAATATAAATTTTTAATCTATATCCTATATAAAAAATTAAGTTAAATTCTCAGCCTTGATCTATGGTAATGGATTTGACATTAAATTCAATAGCCTTTAACTAAATTCCAAAGTTCTAGATTAATGTTTCACGGATTTTAGTCATTATTTTTTTAATTAAAACAAATCTGGTGAGTCTTTTTTGGAAAAGCAGTAAATGAGCCTTAGCTTCTCTTTTGCCTTTGATTAAATTTGCTTCCCAGTGGCCAATTTTTTTCTTAATCAGATTTTAAAAGACCTAACTTAGCGTTTTCAAGCAAGGCTCTCTTGGAGAGATTTTTGCCTTTTGCCGCCAAATACATAATTGCTTCTAAGTAAATTTTTGCGATTTATTTTTCAATTTTTTGAATTAATTCAATTGTAAATCGTTTTAATTGAAAGACATTTAATGCTATAGTTACGCTTGATAAATTCCACAGTGCTTTCAACTGGAATTTCTTTGCCGTTATAAATTTTTAAGAATTTTTCTTTAAATTCTTTAAATTTATAAATTTCAGATTTAAGTTTAAAGTGGTTTTTAGCGAATTCTAATGTCATGATTTTCTAGCAAGCTTTGCATCATATCCATATTCACTTAAGTTTTTTCTAATTTCTTTAATCAATGAAGAATGACAAATTTCGAGATCTTTAGCCATTTTTCTAAGAGAATAATTAAAGTTTTGTAACAAGAATTCAATTTTTCGCGAATATCGTAAGAAATTCGTCTATAATTTTTAATGGTTATATATAAATGCTCTCTTGAGAGCATTTTTTTCTTTAGTTGTGAGTTTTTAATAAAAAAACTCCCAAAAAAATTTTAATATTTTTTTGAGAGTGGTAACTTGGAAGTTACAATGTGAGATGAAAATATTGATCTAACATTTAAACTTTTAAATTAAATTTTAGATTTAATATTTTCTTTTTTTACTTTTAAAAAAAATGTAATTTTATTATTAAAATACAAAAACTTTTTTGTTTTTATATATATAATAATTACAAAGAAATTTTTGAATTTGTGTTTGCATTTTTAAAAATTTTTTTGTAAATTAAAGGGATTTTAAACATTTAAACATATATGAAAAAGAAATTTATTTTACCAATAATAATGACACCTATTGCAGCTACTGCAATTATAGCAACAGCTTGTGGAGATCAAAGCGAAGCACAAAAACCTTCTGGGTGAATTCCAAAAGAAGAAAGAGTTGCTCAAATTAAAACAGTTGATTTAACAAGCGTAAAAGAAGAAGCTAGAAGTCAAAAATACGTTTTAATTACCGATAAAGGTGATGTTCATGATAAATCATTTAACCAATCATCATGAGAGGCTTTAAACCAGCTTTATGATCAAACTGGTGCTGAAGTAAACTTCATTCAACCTAGCACTGAAAACTATACACAAGCTTATAATCAAGCTTTATCGCAAGGATATACAGTTTGAATTCTTTCAGGATTTACTCATTCTGCTTCATTAAAAAGTTTTATTGAACAAAACTATCAAACTCTTGTAGATAGAAAAATTCAAATAATTGGAGTTGACTTTAGTTTAACAGGGGCAAACGCTCTTTCAAAACAATATCCATACTTCTTTGGTCTTTTATTTAAATTTGATCAATCAGCTTGAATAGTAGGTTATGCTACAGCTAAATATTTAGCATATAAATATCCAAATGATGCAGATAAAAGAATCGTAGCTTCATTTGCAGGTGGAGATAACGTTGGAACAACAAGATTCAACACCGGATTTGCTAAAGGAGTTTTAGCATATAATCAAGATCCAAAAAATACTGTTAAAGTAAAACACCAATTCCCAGTCCCTCTTGATTCAGGATATGAAACTAATGAAAAAATGCAAACAGTTATTACTTCTGTATTAAGTGGACAAGACGGAAAAACACCTACCGTTGTTCTGCCAGTTGCAGGCCCTGCAACCGGTGAAGTTTTAAACGCATATGCAAGAAGTCAAGCTAATGCAGATAAACTTGTAATAGGAGTTGACGTTGATCAATCGCTTTCATATCCAGATAAAGCAGGAAAATTCTTAACATCAATTACAAAAAATATTGCCCAAGCAGAATACGATATTATGACAGAAATTCTTCTTTCAGCTAAAAACTCAAGAGAAAATAAATTTCTTGTAGGTCATGATAAATCAAAAACATTCACCCTTGAAGGAACATTTGCTCAAGGATGAGCCGGATTTACAAAAAGCCATTTAACAAATGCTGCTGATAGAGCAAAAATGGATCAATTCTTAACTGATGCCGAGAATTTATTTAAATCTAAGTCTCAAGCATTTGTTGATTATATTTCAGATGACTCAAAAGCTACCGAAGGTGGTCAGCAAAGTTATACAACAGTAACAGATTTACTAAAAGCTGTTACAGATTTAATTAACCAAACAAATACAACACAACAATAGAAAACACTAAATAAAAATCAATTTAAAAATTGATTTTTATTTAGTTTAAATTAAGAAAATATGAAAAAAGAATACGCAATTGAATTTGAAAATATTTCAAAATCTTTTGGCAACATTAAAGCTAATTCAGATATTAGTTTTAAAATTCAAAAAGGTTCAATTCATGCAATAATTGGAGAAAACGGTGCCGGAAAGTCAACTTTAATGTCGATTTTATTTGGACTATATTCTCCAGATAGTGGAGTTATTAAAATAAATGGTAAAAAAACATTTATTTCAAATCCTAATGAAGCTACATTTTTAGGAATTGGAATGGTGCATCAACACTTTAAATTAGTTGATGTATATACCAATTTAGAAAATATTATTTTAGGTGATGAATTTACCAAGAAAAATACTAACTTATTAAATTTAACTCCATCAAGACAAAAAATCAAAGCACTTCAAGAAACATTTTTAATTAATTTTGATTTAAATAAAAAAACCGGAAACGAAAGTGTTTCTGTTAGGCAAAAAATTGAAATTATGAAAATGCTTTATCGTGATTCTGATATTTTAATCTTTGACGAGCCAACTGCGGTTTTAACCCAAGAAGAAATTCAAGGACTACTTAAAACCTTTGAAATTTTTAAAAAACAAGGTAAAACAATTATTTTCATTAGCCATAAGCTTCATGAAATAAAACAAATCGCAGATAACGCTACCGTTTTACGTCAGGGAAAAGTGTCAGCTGAATTTAAAGTCTCTAGTGCTAGCGTTAAAGATATGGCTGCCGCAATGGTCGGAAGCGAAACACTAACAATAGATAATCCCGATAAAGGAAAAATTTTAGGCAAAGATTTAATTTTTGAAATCAAAAATTTAAATCTTAATGGAACTAAAAAGCTAGAAGATATCAACTTAAAAATTCATTCAGGTGAAATAATGGCCATTGCCGGAGTTGAAGGAAATGGTCAAGAAGAACTTGAAAAAGTAATTTCAAGAATGAAAAAAGAAACCTCTGGTGAAATAAAACTCAAAAGCACCAAGTTAGTTAAAGAAAAAATAAAAGACTTCTTTAAATATAAAAAGTTTCAAATTTATCTAAAAAGCGCTTTTAGTTTAGTATTTTTAATTCTTTTTATAATGCAAATTTCACTATGAGCATCATCAAAGGCAAAAGAGCTAGCTAATTTATACTTAGCGCTTGGAATTTTATTTTTAGGATTATTTTTATTTGTAGCCTACTATTTATCTATAGAAATTTATAGCTATTTTAAAATAAAAAATAAATACCAAAAAAATGCTCAAGAGTTTATCAATGTAAACCAATTAAATACTTTTGAGTTTTCTCAAATTGGTTTTAGCTATGTATCTAGCGATAGACACAAACACGGACTAGTTTTAGATTTTTCGCTTAGAAATAACACCTTCATAAGAAGAACTTGAGATAAGCTGTTTAATTTTTTTGGAGTTTTTAAAACCAAAAATATAGCTACTCAAACCAGCGAAATTATTTCCAATTATGACGTAAGAGGAGCCAATGAAGGTAGATCTATTTCTAGATCACTTTCAGGTGGAAACCAGCAGAAATTTATAATCGGTCGTGAAATGTCATCTAGCTATAAATTTATTTTAATAATGAATCCAACTAGAGGTCTTGACGTTGGTGCTATTAATAATATCCACCAAAAAATATTGCAAGCTAAAAAAGATAAAAAAGCAATTTTATTAATTTCATACGAGCTTGATGAGATTCTAACCTTAGCCGATACTATAGCAGTTATTAGTAACGGAAAAATAGTTGCCGTAAAATCATCAAATGAATTAACAAAAAATCAAATAGGTCAATACATGGCCCATTCAGGAAGTGATCATGCAAATAAAAAATAAAAAGCAAAACTTTCAAAATGCAACTAGAAACTTAATGAAGTTTCTAGCATTTGATGAACAAAAATCAACTAGAAGAAAAGTTTATTCGTCACTATATGCCATAATTTTTGGTCTTCTTATTACTTCAATAATTTTTTATATTAGAGGAGTTAGTCAATTTAGTAGAGAAAGTTCAAGAATTAATTTATTTTCTTTAATTAGCTTTATTTTTAAAAACGGATTTAGTTCTTCTAATACTTATTTATTTTTAAACTACTTTATCGTTTTTGGCTTTAGCGGACTTGGAGTTGCCTTTGCCTTTAAAAGCGGCCTTTTTAACATAGGAGCATCAGGGCAGATGCTGCTTCCGGCGGTTATTTTTTATAGCATGCTAATTCTAGCGCGCTTTAGAGCTGGAGAAGAAATTAGCTTTACGATATTAGCTCTTGGATTTTTAATCTTTGTAATAGGAGGATTTTTTCTTGGGGCTTTAGTTGGAATTCTAAAATCATTTTTTAGAATTCACGAAGTTATAACTACAATATTTTTTAACTGAATTGTAATTTATATAGCGCAGTGAATGTTTAACAGCGGTCATGATTCAATTCTTTTAGGAAGCGGAGTTTCAACTGAATTTAGAGATAAATTTATTTCAAATTTTAGCTTTGGTACTGCCATATATTCAATTAAATTAAGTC encodes:
- a CDS encoding ABC transporter ATP-binding protein, encoding MKKEYAIEFENISKSFGNIKANSDISFKIQKGSIHAIIGENGAGKSTLMSILFGLYSPDSGVIKINGKKTFISNPNEATFLGIGMVHQHFKLVDVYTNLENIILGDEFTKKNTNLLNLTPSRQKIKALQETFLINFDLNKKTGNESVSVRQKIEIMKMLYRDSDILIFDEPTAVLTQEEIQGLLKTFEIFKKQGKTIIFISHKLHEIKQIADNATVLRQGKVSAEFKVSSASVKDMAAAMVGSETLTIDNPDKGKILGKDLIFEIKNLNLNGTKKLEDINLKIHSGEIMAIAGVEGNGQEELEKVISRMKKETSGEIKLKSTKLVKEKIKDFFKYKKFQIYLKSAFSLVFLILFIMQISLWASSKAKELANLYLALGILFLGLFLFVAYYLSIEIYSYFKIKNKYQKNAQEFINVNQLNTFEFSQIGFSYVSSDRHKHGLVLDFSLRNNTFIRRTWDKLFNFFGVFKTKNIATQTSEIISNYDVRGANEGRSISRSLSGGNQQKFIIGREMSSSYKFILIMNPTRGLDVGAINNIHQKILQAKKDKKAILLISYELDEILTLADTIAVISNGKIVAVKSSNELTKNQIGQYMAHSGSDHANKK